A single genomic interval of Coturnix japonica isolate 7356 chromosome 14, Coturnix japonica 2.1, whole genome shotgun sequence harbors:
- the CASKIN1 gene encoding caskin-1 isoform X7, with amino-acid sequence MGKDQELVQAVKAEDIAAVQKLLQRPKPGKAKLLGSAKRVNVNFQDTDGFSALHHAALNGNTELISLLLEAQAAVDIKDNKGMRPLHYAAWQGKKEPMKMVLKAGSSVNIPSDEGQIPLHLAAQHGHYDVSEMLLQHQSNPCIMDNSGKTPLDLACEFGRVGVVQLLLNSNMCAALLEPKPGDTTDPNGTSPLHLAAKNGHIDIIRLLLQAGIDINRQTKAGTALHEAALCGKTDVVRLLLDSGINAHVRNTYNQTALDIVNQFTTSQASKEIKQMLRDASAALQVRAVKDYCNNYDLTSLNVKAGDVITVLEQHADGRWKGCIHDNRTGNDRVGYFPSSLVEAISKRTGSWETVTIPQQYQKIPLPAYGAAVLNGDASSHPFHSLPPPPPPPPHSHQTLFSSFGYHRLSPSSADEPRYGQGSRGADMSPSHLSPSQGGSAAPAPTEEIWVLRKPFAGGDRSSLGSTGSVASARSSGSGQSTGSGAHALHAGSEGVKLLATVLSQKASAQDAAVGDGPAKAQDIPAGSSRSQSVASSPYAPQPPAEQQLKKMEPPSEGKSSEAVYQWLCKFQLQLYAPNFINAGYDITTISRMTPEDLTAIGVTKPGHRKKIASEINNLNIPEWLPEYKPANLALWLSMIGLSQYYKVLVENGYENIDFITDITWEDLQEIGITKLGHQKKLMLAVKKLAELQRAELGKYEPGTLKRKAAACPEVLAIESPPPEPPECQSPKMSTFQDSELSSELQVAMTGEGPEETPEKPANPAAPGYRSPPALGGRARQMSSSQELLGDGPRAPASTAISKSQEYLAEGAPEGPSVPPTKELRQPRHGHSVKRASVPPVPGKPRQPFPPTAGHLTPPQTPGKPRPPSPQGSSATHATAKVKPTPQLLPPGERPASPRSLPQSPTHRGFAYVLPQPTDGEGAPPGVPVLPVSVPVLCLPPAGEGEEEPGRPKKRAHSLNRYAASDSEQERDELLVPDAGPYATVQRRVGRSHSVRAPAGGDKNVNRSQSFAIRPKKKGPPPPPPKRSSSAISSAGMAEDFPKDGEGEVAAGTPGTEGESLQEQRRASDLGGSVDTGSAGSVRSIAAMLEMSSIGGGARALALQKPPGAGVPGKGADGYYLQPGAAPGSPERARVATVLATVKHKEAIGLDGEVVNRRRTISGPVTGLVAAARRERADSVRSETGADGPSERLRVERGGSPDTIPFAEEGNLTIKQRPRALGPARVEAGEGLSPAHRHGDLAKVEASATLKRRIRARQSQQDSVRFILTESDTVKRRPKAKDKEPTLEPAPLVVYQNGTGTVKRRPASELTGAETPPTPPPAARPDGPDFTPPPAEPKKPFKPPVSPKPVLTQPAQKVPGPPVPIPKKMPIPSPGSPEVKRVHGTPPPVSPKPTPPPTAPKPPKPHAAIQSVSAGSTPTPSPARQLGAASKPSSTPPSLCSSPAKPLSPGAQPQQVPVKPPRSAIAGPSVDSASPELVQQKLEETSASLAAALQAVEEKIKQEDSQAADSAAEAKSTGSILDDIGSMFDDLADQLDAMLE; translated from the exons GTTCTCTGCCCTGCACCATGCAGCACTTAATGGGAACACAGAGCTCATCtcgctgctgctggaggcacagGCTGCAGTGGACATCAAGGATAACAAAG GCATGCGGCCCTTGCACTATGCAGCCTGGCAAGGCAAGAAGGAGCCTATGAAGATGGTGCTGAAGGCAGGCTCCTCTGTGAACATCCCATCAGATGAGGGACAAATCCCCCTGCAcctggcagcacagcatgggCACTACGACGTG TCTGAgatgctcctgcagcaccagtCCAACCCCTGCATCATGGACAATTCGGGCAAGACCCCCCTGGACTTGGCATGCGAGTTTGGCCGGGTTGGG GTGGTCCAACTGCTCCTGAACAGCAACATGTGTGCGGCGCTGCTGGAGCCAAAGCCAGGGGACACCACTGACCCCAATGGCACCAGCCCTCTGCACCTGGCAGCCAAGAACGGACACATTGACATCATCCG GCTCCTGCTGCAAGCTGGCATTGACATCAACCGGCAAACCAaggcaggcacagcactgcacgaGGCAGCCCTGTGTGGCAAGACAGACGTGGTGCGGCTCCTGCTAGAT AGTGGAATCAATGCCCATGTCCGGAACACTTACAACCAGACAGCTCTGGACATTGTCAACCAGTTCACCACCAGCCAGGCCAGCAAGGAGATAAAGCAGATGCTGCGGG ATGCCTCGGCTGCACTGCAGGTGCGGGCTGTCAAGGACTATTGCAACAACTATGACCTGACCAGCCTCAACGTGAAAGCTGGAGACGTCATCACT gtgctggagcagcacgCGGATGGTCGCTGGAAGGGCTGCATCCATGACAATCGGACTGGCAATGACCGTGTGGGCTACTTCCCCTCCAGCCTTGTGGAAGCCATAAGCAAGCGAACAG GTTCATGGGAGACTGTAACAATCCCCCAACAGTACCAAAAGATCCCGCTCCCGGCTTACGGGGCTGCTGTGCTAAACGGTGACGCCTCGTCCCATCCGTTCCATTCCCTgcctccacctccacctccaccaCCACATTCCCATCAGACTCTTTTCAGTTCCTTTGGCTATCACAGGCTCTCCCCTAGCAGTGCCGACGAGCCGCGTTACGGACAAG GGTCCCGCGGGGCCGACATGAGCCCGTCCCACCTTTCACCATCGCAGGGTGGATCAGCTGCACCTGCACCCACTGAGGAGATCTGGGTGCTGCGGAAACCTTTCGCAG GTGGTGACCGCAGCAGCCTGGGTAGCACGGGCAGCGTGGCCTCAGCCCGCAGCTCAGGAAGCGGGCAGAGCACGGGCAGCGGGGCGCATGCCCTGCATGCTGGCTCCGAGGGCGTCAAG ctgctggcAACGGTCCTTTCCCAGAAGGCTTCTGCGCAAGATGCTGCCGTGGGCGATGGGCCGGCCAAGGCGCAGGACATCCCCGCAG GCTCGTCGAGGTCACAGAGTGTGGCCAGCTCCCCCTATGCCCCGCAGCCACCTGCcgagcagcagctgaagaagaTGGAGCCACCTTCAGAGGGGAAG AGCTCAGAGGCCGTGTACCAATGGCTGTGCAagttccagctgcagctctacGCACCCAACTTCATCAATGCTGGCTACGACATCACCACCATCAGCCGGATGACGCCAGAG GACCTCACAGCCATTGGTGTCACCAAACCGGGGCACAGGAAGAAGATCGCCTCTGAGATCAATAACCTCAACATCCCTGAGTGGCTTCCCGAGTACAAGCCG GCCAACCTGGCGCTGTGGCTCTCCATGATTGGCCTGTCCCAGTACTACAAGGTGCTGGTGGAGAATGGCTACGAGAACATCGACTTCATCACTGACATCACGTGGGAGGACCTGCAGGAGATCGGCATCACCAAGCTGG GCCACCAAAAGAAGCTGATGCTGGCAGTGAAgaagctggcagagctgcagcggGCTGAGCTGGGAAAGTACGAGCCGGGCACActgaagaggaaagcagcagcatgccCAGAGGTGCTGGCCATAGAGTCCCCACCACCTGAGCCACCTGAGTGCCAGTCACCCAAGATGTCAACGTTCCAGGACAGTGAGCTCAGCAGCGAGCTGCAGGTGGCAATGACAGGTGAAGGCCCTGAGGAGACGCCCGAGAAGCCAGCCAACCCTGCAGCCCCTGGATACCGCTCACCACCAGCGCTGGGCGGCCGTGCCAGGCAGATGAGCAGctcacaggagctgctgggtgatGGCCCCCGTGCCCCTGCCAGCACCGCCATCTCCAAGAGTCAGGAGTACCTGGCAGAGGGAGCCCCTGAGGGGCCCTCTGTGCCACCAACCAAGGAGCTTCGCCAGCCACGGCACGGCCACTCTGTTAAGCGTGCCAGTGTTCCACCTGTGCCCGGCAAACCCCGGCAGCCATTCCCGCCCACCGCCGGGCACCTGACGCCACCACAGACCCCTGGCAAGCCACGTCCACCCTCCCCGCAGGGCTCATCAGCAACCCACGCCACTGCCAAAGTGAAGCCcactccacagctgctgccgCCGGGTGAGCGCCCCGCATCACCCCGCTCCCTGCCCCAGTCACCCACGCACCGTGGCTTTGCCTACGTCCTTCCGCAGCCCACTGATGGTGAGGGGGCACCCCCAGGGGTGCCGGTCCTGCCTGTCTCAGTGCCGGTGCTGTGCCTGCCACCAGCAGGTGAGGGTGAGGAGGAGCCAGGGAGGCCAAAGAAGCGGGCACACAGCCTGAACCGCTACGCTGCCTCTGACAGCGAGCAGGAGCGGGATGAGCTGCTGGTGCCTGACGCAGGGCCTTATGCCACCGTGCAGCGGCGCGTGGGGCGCAGCCACTCAGTGCGGGCACCTGCGGGTGGGGACAAGAATGTCAATCGCAGCCAGTCCTTCGCCATCCGCCCCAAGAAGAAGGGGCCTCCGCCACCACCACCCAAGCgctccagctctgccatctCCAGTGCTGGCATGGCCGAGGACTTCCCCAAGGATGGTGAAGGTGAGGTGGCCGCTGGAACCCCTGGCACTGAGGGGGAGAGCCTCCAGGAGCAGCGGCGTGCCAGCGATCTGGGTGGCAGTGTGGACACAGGCAGCGCCGGCAGCGTGCGCAGCATTGCAGCCATGCTGGAGATGTCCTCCATTGGTGGTGGGGCACGGGCACTAGCCCTGCAGAAGCCACCTGGAGCTGGTGTGCCTGGCAAGGGGGCTGATGGATACTACCTGCAGCCGGGAGCTGCACCGGGCAGCCCTGAGCGTGCCCGTGTGGCCACCGTCCTGGCTACCGTCAAGCACAAGGAGGCCATTGGGCTGGATGGGGAGGTTGTGAACCGGCGCCGGACCATCAGCGGTCCTGTCACCGGGCTGGTGGCAGCCGCACGCCGTGAGCGTGCTGACAGTGTGCGCTCCGAGACAGGCGCTGATGGCCCCAGCGAGCGTCTGCGGGTTGAGCGCGGTGGCTCTCCAGACACCATCCCCTTCGCTGAGGAGGGCAACCTCACCATCAAGCAACGACCACGTGCCCTGGGACCAGCACGGGTGGAGGCAGGTGAAGGGCTGTCCCCAGCACACCGCCATGGGGACCTGGCCAAGGTGGAGGCCAGCGCCACACTCAAGAGGCGCATCCGTGCCCGGCAGAGCCAGCAGGACAGCGTCCGCTTCATCCTCACTGAGTCTGACACTGTCAAGCGCCGGCCCAAGGCCAAGGACAAGGAGCCAACGCTGGAGCCAGCCCCTCTTGTTGTCTACCAGAATGGCACCGGCACTGTCAAGCGGCGACCGGCCTCAGAGCTGACTGGAGCTGAgacacccccaaccccaccacCTGCCGCCCGCCCCGATGGCCCTGACTTCACCCCACCTCCTGCTGAACCCAAGAAACCCTTCAAGCCGCCCGTGTCCCCCAAGCCTGTGTTGACGCAGCCAGCGCAGAAAGTCCCTGGGCCACCAGTGCCCATCCCCAAAAAGATGCCCATCCCAAGCCCAGGAAGCCCAG AGGTGAAGCGTGTCCATGGCACACCACCCCCGGTATCCCCTAAACCCACACcaccccccacagcccccaagCCCCCTAAACCCCATGCCGCCATCCAGTCGGTGAGCGCAGGCTCCACGCCAACTCCGTCCCCTGCCCGGCAGCTGGGCGCTGCATCCAAGCCCTCCAGCACACCGCCCTCActctgctccagccctgccaaGCCCCTCTCACCTGGCGCTCAGCCCCAGCAGGTGCCAGTGAAACCACCACGTTCTGCTATCGCCGGACCCTCTGTTGACAgtgccagccctgagctggtACAGCAGAAGCTGGAGGAGACAAGCGCATCtctggctgctgccctgcaggctgtggaGGAGAAGATCAAGCAGGAGGACAGCCAGGCAGCAGA ctctgctgcagaggcCAAGAGCACAGGCAGCATCCTGGATGACATCGGCAGCATGTTCGACGACCTGGCCGACCAATTGGATGCCATGCTGGAGTGA
- the CASKIN1 gene encoding caskin-1 isoform X2, whose protein sequence is MGHRAATSLRSGCTSEDLLLEGFVTVLRNAGYQELLGSAKRVNVNFQDTDGFSALHHAALNGNTELISLLLEAQAAVDIKDNKGMRPLHYAAWQGKKEPMKMVLKAGSSVNIPSDEGQIPLHLAAQHGHYDVSEMLLQHQSNPCIMDNSGKTPLDLACEFGRVGVVQLLLNSNMCAALLEPKPGDTTDPNGTSPLHLAAKNGHIDIIRLLLQAGIDINRQTKAGTALHEAALCGKTDVVRLLLDSGINAHVRNTYNQTALDIVNQFTTSQASKEIKQMLRDASAALQVRAVKDYCNNYDLTSLNVKAGDVITVLEQHADGRWKGCIHDNRTGNDRVGYFPSSLVEAISKRTGSWETVTIPQQYQKIPLPAYGAAVLNGDASSHPFHSLPPPPPPPPHSHQTLFSSFGYHRLSPSSADEPRYGQGSRGADMSPSHLSPSQGGSAAPAPTEEIWVLRKPFAGGDRSSLGSTGSVASARSSGSGQSTGSGAHALHAGSEGVKLLATVLSQKASAQDAAVGDGPAKAQDIPAGSSRSQSVASSPYAPQPPAEQQLKKMEPPSEGKSSEAVYQWLCKFQLQLYAPNFINAGYDITTISRMTPEDLTAIGVTKPGHRKKIASEINNLNIPEWLPEYKPANLALWLSMIGLSQYYKVLVENGYENIDFITDITWEDLQEIGITKLGHQKKLMLAVKKLAELQRAELGKYEPGTLKRKAAACPEVLAIESPPPEPPECQSPKMSTFQDSELSSELQVAMTGEGPEETPEKPANPAAPGYRSPPALGGRARQMSSSQELLGDGPRAPASTAISKSQEYLAEGAPEGPSVPPTKELRQPRHGHSVKRASVPPVPGKPRQPFPPTAGHLTPPQTPGKPRPPSPQGSSATHATAKVKPTPQLLPPGERPASPRSLPQSPTHRGFAYVLPQPTDGEGAPPGVPVLPVSVPVLCLPPAGEGEEEPGRPKKRAHSLNRYAASDSEQERDELLVPDAGPYATVQRRVGRSHSVRAPAGGDKNVNRSQSFAIRPKKKGPPPPPPKRSSSAISSAGMAEDFPKDGEGEVAAGTPGTEGESLQEQRRASDLGGSVDTGSAGSVRSIAAMLEMSSIGGGARALALQKPPGAGVPGKGADGYYLQPGAAPGSPERARVATVLATVKHKEAIGLDGEVVNRRRTISGPVTGLVAAARRERADSVRSETGADGPSERLRVERGGSPDTIPFAEEGNLTIKQRPRALGPARVEAGEGLSPAHRHGDLAKVEASATLKRRIRARQSQQDSVRFILTESDTVKRRPKAKDKEPTLEPAPLVVYQNGTGTVKRRPASELTGAETPPTPPPAARPDGPDFTPPPAEPKKPFKPPVSPKPVLTQPAQKVPGPPVPIPKKMPIPSPGSPEVKRVHGTPPPVSPKPTPPPTAPKPPKPHAAIQSVSAGSTPTPSPARQLGAASKPSSTPPSLCSSPAKPLSPGAQPQQVPVKPPRSAIAGPSVDSASPELVQQKLEETSASLAAALQAVEEKIKQEDSQAADSAAEAKSTGSILDDIGSMFDDLADQLDAMLE, encoded by the exons GTTCTCTGCCCTGCACCATGCAGCACTTAATGGGAACACAGAGCTCATCtcgctgctgctggaggcacagGCTGCAGTGGACATCAAGGATAACAAAG GCATGCGGCCCTTGCACTATGCAGCCTGGCAAGGCAAGAAGGAGCCTATGAAGATGGTGCTGAAGGCAGGCTCCTCTGTGAACATCCCATCAGATGAGGGACAAATCCCCCTGCAcctggcagcacagcatgggCACTACGACGTG TCTGAgatgctcctgcagcaccagtCCAACCCCTGCATCATGGACAATTCGGGCAAGACCCCCCTGGACTTGGCATGCGAGTTTGGCCGGGTTGGG GTGGTCCAACTGCTCCTGAACAGCAACATGTGTGCGGCGCTGCTGGAGCCAAAGCCAGGGGACACCACTGACCCCAATGGCACCAGCCCTCTGCACCTGGCAGCCAAGAACGGACACATTGACATCATCCG GCTCCTGCTGCAAGCTGGCATTGACATCAACCGGCAAACCAaggcaggcacagcactgcacgaGGCAGCCCTGTGTGGCAAGACAGACGTGGTGCGGCTCCTGCTAGAT AGTGGAATCAATGCCCATGTCCGGAACACTTACAACCAGACAGCTCTGGACATTGTCAACCAGTTCACCACCAGCCAGGCCAGCAAGGAGATAAAGCAGATGCTGCGGG ATGCCTCGGCTGCACTGCAGGTGCGGGCTGTCAAGGACTATTGCAACAACTATGACCTGACCAGCCTCAACGTGAAAGCTGGAGACGTCATCACT gtgctggagcagcacgCGGATGGTCGCTGGAAGGGCTGCATCCATGACAATCGGACTGGCAATGACCGTGTGGGCTACTTCCCCTCCAGCCTTGTGGAAGCCATAAGCAAGCGAACAG GTTCATGGGAGACTGTAACAATCCCCCAACAGTACCAAAAGATCCCGCTCCCGGCTTACGGGGCTGCTGTGCTAAACGGTGACGCCTCGTCCCATCCGTTCCATTCCCTgcctccacctccacctccaccaCCACATTCCCATCAGACTCTTTTCAGTTCCTTTGGCTATCACAGGCTCTCCCCTAGCAGTGCCGACGAGCCGCGTTACGGACAAG GGTCCCGCGGGGCCGACATGAGCCCGTCCCACCTTTCACCATCGCAGGGTGGATCAGCTGCACCTGCACCCACTGAGGAGATCTGGGTGCTGCGGAAACCTTTCGCAG GTGGTGACCGCAGCAGCCTGGGTAGCACGGGCAGCGTGGCCTCAGCCCGCAGCTCAGGAAGCGGGCAGAGCACGGGCAGCGGGGCGCATGCCCTGCATGCTGGCTCCGAGGGCGTCAAG ctgctggcAACGGTCCTTTCCCAGAAGGCTTCTGCGCAAGATGCTGCCGTGGGCGATGGGCCGGCCAAGGCGCAGGACATCCCCGCAG GCTCGTCGAGGTCACAGAGTGTGGCCAGCTCCCCCTATGCCCCGCAGCCACCTGCcgagcagcagctgaagaagaTGGAGCCACCTTCAGAGGGGAAG AGCTCAGAGGCCGTGTACCAATGGCTGTGCAagttccagctgcagctctacGCACCCAACTTCATCAATGCTGGCTACGACATCACCACCATCAGCCGGATGACGCCAGAG GACCTCACAGCCATTGGTGTCACCAAACCGGGGCACAGGAAGAAGATCGCCTCTGAGATCAATAACCTCAACATCCCTGAGTGGCTTCCCGAGTACAAGCCG GCCAACCTGGCGCTGTGGCTCTCCATGATTGGCCTGTCCCAGTACTACAAGGTGCTGGTGGAGAATGGCTACGAGAACATCGACTTCATCACTGACATCACGTGGGAGGACCTGCAGGAGATCGGCATCACCAAGCTGG GCCACCAAAAGAAGCTGATGCTGGCAGTGAAgaagctggcagagctgcagcggGCTGAGCTGGGAAAGTACGAGCCGGGCACActgaagaggaaagcagcagcatgccCAGAGGTGCTGGCCATAGAGTCCCCACCACCTGAGCCACCTGAGTGCCAGTCACCCAAGATGTCAACGTTCCAGGACAGTGAGCTCAGCAGCGAGCTGCAGGTGGCAATGACAGGTGAAGGCCCTGAGGAGACGCCCGAGAAGCCAGCCAACCCTGCAGCCCCTGGATACCGCTCACCACCAGCGCTGGGCGGCCGTGCCAGGCAGATGAGCAGctcacaggagctgctgggtgatGGCCCCCGTGCCCCTGCCAGCACCGCCATCTCCAAGAGTCAGGAGTACCTGGCAGAGGGAGCCCCTGAGGGGCCCTCTGTGCCACCAACCAAGGAGCTTCGCCAGCCACGGCACGGCCACTCTGTTAAGCGTGCCAGTGTTCCACCTGTGCCCGGCAAACCCCGGCAGCCATTCCCGCCCACCGCCGGGCACCTGACGCCACCACAGACCCCTGGCAAGCCACGTCCACCCTCCCCGCAGGGCTCATCAGCAACCCACGCCACTGCCAAAGTGAAGCCcactccacagctgctgccgCCGGGTGAGCGCCCCGCATCACCCCGCTCCCTGCCCCAGTCACCCACGCACCGTGGCTTTGCCTACGTCCTTCCGCAGCCCACTGATGGTGAGGGGGCACCCCCAGGGGTGCCGGTCCTGCCTGTCTCAGTGCCGGTGCTGTGCCTGCCACCAGCAGGTGAGGGTGAGGAGGAGCCAGGGAGGCCAAAGAAGCGGGCACACAGCCTGAACCGCTACGCTGCCTCTGACAGCGAGCAGGAGCGGGATGAGCTGCTGGTGCCTGACGCAGGGCCTTATGCCACCGTGCAGCGGCGCGTGGGGCGCAGCCACTCAGTGCGGGCACCTGCGGGTGGGGACAAGAATGTCAATCGCAGCCAGTCCTTCGCCATCCGCCCCAAGAAGAAGGGGCCTCCGCCACCACCACCCAAGCgctccagctctgccatctCCAGTGCTGGCATGGCCGAGGACTTCCCCAAGGATGGTGAAGGTGAGGTGGCCGCTGGAACCCCTGGCACTGAGGGGGAGAGCCTCCAGGAGCAGCGGCGTGCCAGCGATCTGGGTGGCAGTGTGGACACAGGCAGCGCCGGCAGCGTGCGCAGCATTGCAGCCATGCTGGAGATGTCCTCCATTGGTGGTGGGGCACGGGCACTAGCCCTGCAGAAGCCACCTGGAGCTGGTGTGCCTGGCAAGGGGGCTGATGGATACTACCTGCAGCCGGGAGCTGCACCGGGCAGCCCTGAGCGTGCCCGTGTGGCCACCGTCCTGGCTACCGTCAAGCACAAGGAGGCCATTGGGCTGGATGGGGAGGTTGTGAACCGGCGCCGGACCATCAGCGGTCCTGTCACCGGGCTGGTGGCAGCCGCACGCCGTGAGCGTGCTGACAGTGTGCGCTCCGAGACAGGCGCTGATGGCCCCAGCGAGCGTCTGCGGGTTGAGCGCGGTGGCTCTCCAGACACCATCCCCTTCGCTGAGGAGGGCAACCTCACCATCAAGCAACGACCACGTGCCCTGGGACCAGCACGGGTGGAGGCAGGTGAAGGGCTGTCCCCAGCACACCGCCATGGGGACCTGGCCAAGGTGGAGGCCAGCGCCACACTCAAGAGGCGCATCCGTGCCCGGCAGAGCCAGCAGGACAGCGTCCGCTTCATCCTCACTGAGTCTGACACTGTCAAGCGCCGGCCCAAGGCCAAGGACAAGGAGCCAACGCTGGAGCCAGCCCCTCTTGTTGTCTACCAGAATGGCACCGGCACTGTCAAGCGGCGACCGGCCTCAGAGCTGACTGGAGCTGAgacacccccaaccccaccacCTGCCGCCCGCCCCGATGGCCCTGACTTCACCCCACCTCCTGCTGAACCCAAGAAACCCTTCAAGCCGCCCGTGTCCCCCAAGCCTGTGTTGACGCAGCCAGCGCAGAAAGTCCCTGGGCCACCAGTGCCCATCCCCAAAAAGATGCCCATCCCAAGCCCAGGAAGCCCAG AGGTGAAGCGTGTCCATGGCACACCACCCCCGGTATCCCCTAAACCCACACcaccccccacagcccccaagCCCCCTAAACCCCATGCCGCCATCCAGTCGGTGAGCGCAGGCTCCACGCCAACTCCGTCCCCTGCCCGGCAGCTGGGCGCTGCATCCAAGCCCTCCAGCACACCGCCCTCActctgctccagccctgccaaGCCCCTCTCACCTGGCGCTCAGCCCCAGCAGGTGCCAGTGAAACCACCACGTTCTGCTATCGCCGGACCCTCTGTTGACAgtgccagccctgagctggtACAGCAGAAGCTGGAGGAGACAAGCGCATCtctggctgctgccctgcaggctgtggaGGAGAAGATCAAGCAGGAGGACAGCCAGGCAGCAGA ctctgctgcagaggcCAAGAGCACAGGCAGCATCCTGGATGACATCGGCAGCATGTTCGACGACCTGGCCGACCAATTGGATGCCATGCTGGAGTGA